From one Amia ocellicauda isolate fAmiCal2 chromosome 17, fAmiCal2.hap1, whole genome shotgun sequence genomic stretch:
- the cox6a1 gene encoding cytochrome c oxidase subunit 6A1, mitochondrial: MAALGRFSQSLLKSVGAPARQLSAAAHGQTHDATRMWKILSFVVALPGVGVCMLNTFLKMQHHSQDQPEFVPYPHLRIRSKPFPWGDGNHSLFHNSHVNALPTGYEDSSHH, from the exons ATGGCCGCGCTAGGACGTTTCTCGCAGTCCCTGCTGAAGTCTGTGGGCGCCCCGGCCCGCCAGCTCTCTGCCGCGGCTCACGGTCAGACCCACGATGCAA cacGCATGTGGAAGATCCTGTCATTTGTGGTGGCCCTGCCTGGCGTTGGCGTCTGCATGCTGAACACCTTCCTGAAGATGCAGCACCACTCCCAAGACCAGCCCGAGTTCGTCCCCTATCCACACCTTCGCATCCGCAGCAAg CCCTTCCCTTGGGGAGATGGGAACCACTCTCTCTTCCACAACTCCCACGTGAATGCCCTGCCCACGGGCTACGAGGACAGCAGCCACCACTGA
- the hps4 gene encoding BLOC-3 complex member HPS4 isoform X1, protein MGDTAATAEPRWCSVFFLYDGSKVKEEGDPTRAGICYFYPVETVLDQQEVLCGHLAGVCRCLAELSTAPPRLLRMRRRKFAIRLRGDFLWALGCAVDVPDVSVCRLLDQLIGLFCFYNGPVRRSYQEHSREELAVQWAQFLSHLQGGSSELQQIYGSLHTIDTTRIDPLLLLKAALILQACQRCPLVLAGCILYRGRVVSTQMPPGLTAKVLVRDSDPQSQDQVTLVNGEPTAPPAPTSRSVSMATVFLTSEELSSLQRLPVDWACRSHPTPQQASRNRKSRLLSRTLSDTLDPELSPPTCLSDPTPSPCSVHTPSPDPSLPNEVDALTPDSSTLRTPIGQLPLPSATPFCIGHTPPPSTHESCDPAMLNSPMLPPEGCGEGSAIREGGLGWDQEGDTEGERREGSFVILQDRRGQRGGSSGSQESTERGSGREGGCINASPEGSNRDSRCTVGGSEARGAEEEECPLLALQLYMHRVGGLVLALLVEPQFNSDTDAPQDVYHSSLASLNGLEAHLHAGGGSREMGPGTQGPYSFSHYDCLQNTLAVCVPPPQERVLVRAAMLLHSHFTSNPALREAIVRSGSMAVFGVRSAAQETLFQQQGATVRNSGVPNPQDSAFTLPSKARHRLLKHGVNLL, encoded by the exons ATGGGGGACACAGCTGCTACTGCAGAGCCCAGATG GTGCAGTGTGTTCTTCCTGTATGACGGGTCAAAGGTGAAGGAGGAAGGTGACCCCACCCGTGCAGGAATCTGCTACTTCTATCCTGTGGAG ACGGTGCTGGACCAGCAGGAGGTGCTCTGTGGGCATCTGGCAGGGGTGTGTCGCTGCCTGGCCGAATTGTCCACCGCCCCCCCCCGACTGCTCCGTATGCGCAGACGCAAATTTGCCATCCGGCTGCGTGGAGACTTCCTGTGG gcTCTGGGTTGTGCAGTAGACGTGCCcgatgtcagtgtgtgtcgtcTCCTGGATCAGCTGATCGGCCTGTTCTGTTTCTATAATGGCCCAGTGAGGCGCAGCTACCAg gagCACTCTCGGGAGGAGCTGGCTGTGCAGTGGGCGCAGTTCTTGTCTCACCTGCAGGGCGGCAGCAGTGAGCTGCAGCAGATCTATGGCTCTCTGCACACCATAGACACCACGCGG ATTGATCCTCTGTTGTTGCTGAAGGCGGCTCTGATCCTGCAGGCGTGTCAGCGCTGCCCCCTGGTGCTTGCCGGCTGCATCCTGTATAGGGGAAG ggTTGTCAGCACACAGATGCCTCCTGGTCTGACGGCAAAGGTGCTGGTCCGCGACTCTGACCCCCAGAGCCAG GACCAGGTGACTCTCGTTAATGGCGAGCCCACCGCCCCCCCTGCTCCCACCTCTCGCAGTGTCTCCATGGCGACAGTGTTCCTGACTTCTGAGGAGCTGAGCTCTCTACAGCGTCTCCCTGTGGACTGGGCCTGCAG gtcccACCCCACTCCTCAGCAGGCCAGccgaaacaggaagtcccgccTCCTGTCACGTACTCTATCAGATACCCTTGACCCCGAGCTCAGCCCCCCCACCTGCTTATCtgaccccaccccctccccttgCAGTGTCCACACCCCCAGCCCGGACCCCTCCCTCCCTAATGAGGTTGATGCCCTCACCCCTGACTCCTCCACATTGCGAACTCCCATTGGCCAGCTCCCTCTGCCCAGCGCCACACCTTTCTGCATAGGCCACACCCCTCCACCCAGTACACATGAGTCATGTGACCCAGCCATGCTCAACAGTCCAATGTTGCCCCCCGAAGGCTGTGGTGAGGGCAGTGCAATCAGAGAGGGGGGGCTGGGGTGGGATCAGGAAGGGGAcacagagggggagagaagaGAAGGCAGTTTTGTCATTCTGCAGGACAGGAGGGGGCAGAGGGGGGGCAGTAGTGGCAGTCAAGAGAGTACTGAGAGGGGCAGCGGCAGGGAAGGGGGGTGCATTAATGCTAGTCCTGAGGGCAGTAACAGGGACAGTAGGTGTACAGTAGGGGGCAGTGAGGCCAGGGGGGCCGAGGAGGAGGAGTGCCCCCTGCTGGCATTGCAGCTCTACATGCACAGGGTGGGGGGGCTGGTACTCGCCCTGCTGGTGGAGCCACAGTTCAACAGTGACACAGATGCCCCCCAGGATGTG TACCACAGCAGCCTGGCATCTCTGAACGGGCTGGAGGCTCACCTACATGCAGGCGGGGGTTCCAGGGAGATGGGGCCAGGGACACAGGGGCCCTATAGCTTCTCACACTATGACTGCTTGCAGAACACATTGGCTG TGTGCGTGCCCCCCCCCCAGGAGCGTGTGCTGGTGCGTGCAGCTATGTTGCTCCATTCCCACTTCACCTCTAACCCTGCCCTGCGGGAGGCCATTGTCAG GAGCGGGAGCATGGCGGTGTTCGGGGTGCGCAGTGCGGCACAGGAGACCTTGTTCCAGCAGCAGGGGGCGACAGTGAGGAACTCAGGTGTGCCCAACCCCCAAGACAGCGCTTTCACCCTGCCCAGCAAGGCCCGGCACAGACTGCTCAAACACGGAGTCAACCTGCTCTGA
- the hps4 gene encoding BLOC-3 complex member HPS4 isoform X2 has translation MGDTAATAEPRWCSVFFLYDGSKVKEEGDPTRAGICYFYPVETVLDQQEVLCGHLAGVCRCLAELSTAPPRLLRMRRRKFAIRLRGDFLWALGCAVDVPDVSVCRLLDQLIGLFCFYNGPVRRSYQEHSREELAVQWAQFLSHLQGGSSELQQIYGSLHTIDTTRIDPLLLLKAALILQACQRCPLVLAGCILYRGRVVSTQMPPGLTAKVLVRDSDPQSQDQVTLVNGEPTAPPAPTSRSVSMATVFLTSEELSSLQRLPVDWACRSHPTPQQASRNRKSRLLSRTLSDTLDPELSPPTCLSDPTPSPCSVHTPSPDPSLPNEVDALTPDSSTLRTPIGQLPLPSATPFCIGHTPPPSTHESCDPAMLNSPMLPPEGCGEGSAIREGGLGWDQEGDTEGERREGSFVILQDRRGQRGGSSGSQESTERGSGREGGCINASPEGSNRDSRCTVGGSEARGAEEEECPLLALQLYMHRVGGLVLALLVEPQFNSDTDAPQDVYHSSLASLNGLEAHLHAGGGSREMGPGTQGPYSFSHYDCLQNTLAGAGAWRCSGCAVRHRRPCSSSRGRQ, from the exons ATGGGGGACACAGCTGCTACTGCAGAGCCCAGATG GTGCAGTGTGTTCTTCCTGTATGACGGGTCAAAGGTGAAGGAGGAAGGTGACCCCACCCGTGCAGGAATCTGCTACTTCTATCCTGTGGAG ACGGTGCTGGACCAGCAGGAGGTGCTCTGTGGGCATCTGGCAGGGGTGTGTCGCTGCCTGGCCGAATTGTCCACCGCCCCCCCCCGACTGCTCCGTATGCGCAGACGCAAATTTGCCATCCGGCTGCGTGGAGACTTCCTGTGG gcTCTGGGTTGTGCAGTAGACGTGCCcgatgtcagtgtgtgtcgtcTCCTGGATCAGCTGATCGGCCTGTTCTGTTTCTATAATGGCCCAGTGAGGCGCAGCTACCAg gagCACTCTCGGGAGGAGCTGGCTGTGCAGTGGGCGCAGTTCTTGTCTCACCTGCAGGGCGGCAGCAGTGAGCTGCAGCAGATCTATGGCTCTCTGCACACCATAGACACCACGCGG ATTGATCCTCTGTTGTTGCTGAAGGCGGCTCTGATCCTGCAGGCGTGTCAGCGCTGCCCCCTGGTGCTTGCCGGCTGCATCCTGTATAGGGGAAG ggTTGTCAGCACACAGATGCCTCCTGGTCTGACGGCAAAGGTGCTGGTCCGCGACTCTGACCCCCAGAGCCAG GACCAGGTGACTCTCGTTAATGGCGAGCCCACCGCCCCCCCTGCTCCCACCTCTCGCAGTGTCTCCATGGCGACAGTGTTCCTGACTTCTGAGGAGCTGAGCTCTCTACAGCGTCTCCCTGTGGACTGGGCCTGCAG gtcccACCCCACTCCTCAGCAGGCCAGccgaaacaggaagtcccgccTCCTGTCACGTACTCTATCAGATACCCTTGACCCCGAGCTCAGCCCCCCCACCTGCTTATCtgaccccaccccctccccttgCAGTGTCCACACCCCCAGCCCGGACCCCTCCCTCCCTAATGAGGTTGATGCCCTCACCCCTGACTCCTCCACATTGCGAACTCCCATTGGCCAGCTCCCTCTGCCCAGCGCCACACCTTTCTGCATAGGCCACACCCCTCCACCCAGTACACATGAGTCATGTGACCCAGCCATGCTCAACAGTCCAATGTTGCCCCCCGAAGGCTGTGGTGAGGGCAGTGCAATCAGAGAGGGGGGGCTGGGGTGGGATCAGGAAGGGGAcacagagggggagagaagaGAAGGCAGTTTTGTCATTCTGCAGGACAGGAGGGGGCAGAGGGGGGGCAGTAGTGGCAGTCAAGAGAGTACTGAGAGGGGCAGCGGCAGGGAAGGGGGGTGCATTAATGCTAGTCCTGAGGGCAGTAACAGGGACAGTAGGTGTACAGTAGGGGGCAGTGAGGCCAGGGGGGCCGAGGAGGAGGAGTGCCCCCTGCTGGCATTGCAGCTCTACATGCACAGGGTGGGGGGGCTGGTACTCGCCCTGCTGGTGGAGCCACAGTTCAACAGTGACACAGATGCCCCCCAGGATGTG TACCACAGCAGCCTGGCATCTCTGAACGGGCTGGAGGCTCACCTACATGCAGGCGGGGGTTCCAGGGAGATGGGGCCAGGGACACAGGGGCCCTATAGCTTCTCACACTATGACTGCTTGCAGAACACATTGGCTG GAGCGGGAGCATGGCGGTGTTCGGGGTGCGCAGTGCGGCACAGGAGACCTTGTTCCAGCAGCAGGGGGCGACAGTGA
- the LOC136713037 gene encoding uncharacterized protein LOC136713037, producing MTRGWIHTCVALALLGAAGAGPLVGLGARGHWSRAARRPGEESEAAGAGRLESQVRDSMVGMPRPRRRVRAQDSLQHQQEQCALMTGPWVEAAGGGGRAGQLYRLRMVPLSAEGPRRAVFPEQPLFQFVRRVYRCCQLGFSCRTVKGIQGRMTGDAEVQFVVSGDVFSVSLFRAELHLQLSNPHRLRVEPLLTSQPNHATRFAMSAAEGRLDLTLDLLFLFPSLQESAGGHAGLRITHLRREGGRAWGATGQELGGLQEPPPVTLGGGSFPALDPELGLALRCFHGDTAVPCAEQGVHLLHAPFLALSYR from the exons ATGACCCGGGGGTGGATTCACACCTGCGTGGCACTCGCCCTGCTGGGGGCGGCGGGTGCTGGGCCCCTGGTTGGGCTGGGAGCCCGGGGGCACTGGAGCAGGGCAGCGAGGAGACCCGGAGAGGAGAGTGAAGCAGCGGGAGCAGGCAGGCTGGAGTCCCAGGTCAGGGACAGTATGGTGGGGATGCCAAGGCCGAGGCGGCGGGTCAGGGCGCAGGATAGTCTGCAGCACCAACAAGAGCAGTGCGCCCTGATGACAGGCCCCTGGGTGGAGGCGGCTGGCGGCGGGGGGCGGGCCGGGCAGCTGTACCGTCTCAGGATGGTCCCTCTCTCAGCCGAGGGGCCCCGGCGCGCCGTGTTCCCGGAGCAGCCGCTGTTCCAGTTCGTGCGGAGGGTGTACCGCTGCTGCCAGCTCGGCTTCTCCTGCAGGACCGTGAAGGGCATCCAGGGCCGGATGACCGGAG acgcAGAGGTGCAGTTTGTCGTCAGTGGGGATGTGTTCTCAGTGTCCCTGTTCAGGGCAGAGCTGCATCTGCAGCTCTCAAACCCCCACCGCCTGAGGGTGGAGCCCCTGCTGACCTCGCAGCCCAACCACGCCACACG GTTCGCCATGTCAGCTGCAGAGGGGCGGCTGGACTTGACCCTTGACCTTCTGTTCCTGTTCCCGTCGCTGCAGGAGTCCGCGGGGGGGCATGCTGGCCTTCGGATCACCCATCTGCGGCGGGAGGGGGGGCGGGCCTGGGGGGCGACAGGGCAGGAGCTGGGGGGGCTGCAAGAGCCTCCGCCTGTCACCCTAGGTGGGGGCAGTTTCCCGGCACTCGACCCCGAGCTGGGCCTGGCACTGCGCTGTTTCCATGGCGACACAGCGGTGCCCTGTGCTGAACAAGGGGTGCACCTGCTCCACGCCCCCTTCCTCGCCCTCTCCTACAGGTAG
- the asphd2 gene encoding aspartate beta-hydroxylase domain-containing protein 2 — protein MMEWSLDGLRGLVGGGMQSVRECESGALASVGCLLLLFLWYCYRMGRDQGPTRRYPELGGAGSRGVAGGGGTGGASVKGGLALGRGSGVGLGGGQNGFAYCQSPECFRCSAPGEGLNQRLYHSLQEYAKRYTWAGMGRVHKGVREQGRYLSARPASIQRPEVFFLPDLPSAPYFSREAQKHDVELLERNYPALLAEFHSVYRPPTGASPTTPPGWKANSTPQGQWLTFYLVNQGVSVPQNCRRCPRTYRLLGSLRTFLGNNVFGNACFSLLAPGALISEHYGPTNVRLRCHLGVRVPPGCELVVGGEPQCWAEGSCLLFDDSFLHTAFHDGSAEDGPRVVFMVDLWHPNVAAAERQALDYIFSPGR, from the exons ATGATGGAGTGGTCTCTGGATGGGCTGCGGGGGCTGGTGGGTGGGGGCATGCAGTCAGTGCGGGAGTGTGAGAGTGGCGCTCTGGCCAGTGTGGGCTGCCTGCTGCTACTGTTCCTGTGGTACTGCTACCGCATGGGCCGCGACCAGGGCCCCACCCGCCGCTACCCTGAGCTGGGGGGTGCGGGGTCCAGGGGAGTGGCAGGGGGGGGCGGGACAGGGGGGGCGTCGGTCAAAGGAGGGCTGGCACTGGGCCGGGGCTCGGGGGTGGGGCTGGGAGGGGGGCAGAATGGATTCGCCTACTGCCAGTCACCAGAGTGCTTCCGCTGCTCAGCGCCGGGGGAGGGGCTGAACCAGCGGCTGTACCACAGCCTGCAGGAGTACGCCAAGCGCTACACCTGGGCGGGCATGGGCCGCGTGCACAAGGGCGTGCGGGAGCAGGGCCGATACCTGTCCGCCCGGCCCGCCTCCATCCAGCGGCCCGAGGTGTTCTTCCTGCCCGACCTGCCCAGCGCGCCCTACTTCTCCCGCGAGGCGCAGAAGCACGATGTGGAGCTCCTGGAGAGGAACTACCCGGCCCTGCTGGCTGAGTTCCACAGTGTGTACCGCCCCCCCACTGGCGCCTCCCCTACCACCCCCCCTGGCTGGAAGGCCAACAGCACGCCGCAGGGCCAGTGGCTAACCTTCTACCTGGTGAACCAGGGAGTGAGCGTGCCACAGAACTGCCGGCGCTGCCCGCGCACGTACCGGCTGCTGGGATCCCTGCGCACCTTCCTGGGCAACAACGTCTTCGGCAACGCCTGCTTCTCGCTGCTGGCTCCCGGCGCGCTGATCTCAGAGCACTACGGGCCCACCAACGTGCGCCTGCGCTGCCACCTGG GAGTGCGTGTGCCCCCAGGCTGTGaactggtggtggggggggagcCGCAGTGCTGGGCGGAGGGCAGCTGCCTGCTGTTTGATGACTCCTTCCTGCACACAGCCTTCCACGacg gCAGTGCAGAGGACGGCCCTCGAGTGGTCTTCATGGTGGACCTGTGGCACCCCAACGTAGCGGCAGCTGAGAGACAAGCCCTGGACTACATCTTCAGCCCTGGGCGATGA